In Nicotiana tabacum cultivar K326 chromosome 10, ASM71507v2, whole genome shotgun sequence, the DNA window CCGCAATCGGGCGAGGATCACGGTGGTAATCccggcacgtatcaagaagaggccgattaatgAGCTAATCAAGAGATTTCTTACCTCATATAGAAATGTATCAAGAGTAgcactcccctactatataaagggggtctgatcatttaTAAAACACATCACAGTTACGCAATACAAAGCAATATAATGTCATGTTCTTTCATTATCTTGTTACTCTGTTCATAGGTCAGTTGAAACATCTTTTGGTTCAAGGGTGACTGAACTCGACAGCCAAGACTGTTCgattcgtgtggtttgcatttattctttTATCGTCAATTTCATATTAATCTGTCTTCttaatttgtgccaagttatatcacgtatccttaaaaccgcgtataaattcaattgttttcTGATTTTAAGGTAAACActcttcttcttcatttattgttttataacaaagacgttttatttttataactttttttttgtaaagaATATCTCCAAGTATGAATCCAATGTCTTTTCCATTTTAAGCATGTGAAAATATCTTGATGGAAATCCACCGATACTTGTGATAAATTAGCTAAAAAGAATTTTTAGGAGGATGAAGAAGAGTGAAAGTGGCTGATATCTTCATATAAGGCAATCTACTTTTATTTCTTTCGTACAATTAGAAAGAAAGCAAAATAAAATATGCATTTTTCGTTCTTTCATTTTTCCAGGATCTAAATAAAAAAGATGTTTATTGTCCTAATTAGTTTGTATATTAAGGTATAGTTGATTTTAATAGTTTATTCGGAAAAGATACCATCCATTTTTGTTATCTCTTCTATCTACTTCATTCATTATTAAATAAACGAAATAATTCCTACTACTCTACTTTTGGTTTCGTCCCGTTTAACAAATATAGACCATAGAAACGTATTGGAAGCTTTCAAtgattgatttgaggttttgtTCGTATATGGAATTCTATCTTAGAAACGAAAAGATGGGCCATTTAAAGGGTGAGTGTGGTAAACTTTCATGGAAAAAAGGGGAAGCAAGAAATTTTTTGTTGAAAGAGATGGATAGATGGCAAACTCCATTCATGTGAATTTTTTAATGGTTCCTCACCTGGTGTTCGGTATTTGCTTAATTCAAATACGTGATGCATAAGATTCATTAAGGGGGAAGCGCTTCAGAATTATTTTTCATTCTCATATCTCGATTCCGAGACCTCTTATTAAGGATAGAGGGATCATATTCATATATTAGTATACACCTCAATTTTTGGGTACTCCCTCCGAGAGAGAGGCCAAAAGATCTCGAGAGTCTGGCGGTGCCCATGCTCCAGCTGCAGTTCGACATGATAGGGGCTATGagatagtttgactcggcacggagtttaagaagaaaaaaaaaacttttgaaacttatggtcttaaaagcttaaggggtaaaagctttgcgaaccataatatttgtgtggttataaaagcaatgaagagtttaaagttgaattatttctaaatttagaaatgtgtcatttattttggaacaaactaaaaaggtaagtatctcatctaatttgaaacggagagCTGTATTTATGCGAGTTTGACAAAGTATACTCATCCAGACACAGAAGAAGAACCACATTgtcaaaataatttaattatgataGTGAAAGTCGATTAATTTAGGATTGAAGCACAGTTAATTGATCAACTGTACGAGACAAACAGATATGGATATACAATTGATAGAGTACTATTATAAGAATGGATTAAATCAGTTAATCCCAACCAACCAAAGCAAAAACCATGATGCTGAGTGTAGTGTTAGAAGGATTATCAGTTTGGATCTGGCAATGTGAATGAGGGTATCATATCTCTCGAAAACTAAATGATTTGTATGTGTTTAATCATAGTGCTTAGTTAGCAAATTACAAAATCATAGATTCAGCCCACTGTCAATGACTCATCAAACATGTGCATATCTGAGTATACACATTGAAGATCCAACAATTTTGGTCTATCAACTTCGAGATTTTTATTTTAAGAAGGTGTATATTTACTGATCACATGGTAGAAGAGTAAAGTGGTGTTTGAGCTTTTGTTTAAAAATAATTCCAGGAACAATCCTTTTGAAAATCTTTGACcaataaaaatatgtgaaatgTTTTAAAGAATATCACTAAGCTATAAAAGACCAAAGAAAACCTTTTTAAAATATTATCCCCTCCATTTATGTGACACTATTTCGTTATTAGTTCATTTAGAAAATAAAGATACGTTTctactatattaaaagtaatttaacttaaaaaaaattattttacctTTAATGAAAAGCTTTATAGACACACAAATATTATACAAGTGTTATGATATCTGTAATACCAAAATTTTTAAAAGTCCCGTGACCACAAAAATACTATGGTTTATTTAAAATACAAGTTACCACAAAAATATTATAGTATATTTAGaatacaagtttcaaaagtcttcttttctAAGTTATATAAATTGGAATGGTTCTTTTGTAAGAAAATGCGTCTAAACAAACTCATTTTGGTTTGGGTTTCAAATCATGAAAAGAGGCCTGCTAAGTATGGCCCTGTCCTCCCATCTTCAATTTAACGACCCATATGGTATGGGACCTGTTCGCCAATTACCAAACCATTTAGGTAAAATTGCATGCGGCGTCCTATTTGGTCGTCTtcatttaacctatacctatttttttaaacttttaacttgtaactACTTTTTAAATAagttcagccccctttctcctcctcctcctcctcctcctcctcctcctcctccttcttcttcttcttcttcttcttctttcttctgctacTGTTGGTGCTACTATGGAACTTCAGTTATTAAAATTTCGTGTAGACATATCTGGTTCAATGATAAGACGAAAATTTTCTTACACTACTGTATTCCAGTCAAGAAATACGAATGGATCTGCAAGTGGTCATTGTTTGGCACCATGTCCTTTTTCACCCTTAACTTCAGGCTAAAGTGAAAGCAATTCACCACAAATTTAGCATCTTGCCCATGACAAGGAAACACCAAGTTTTGTATAGTTGTATGCAATAAGAAATAAAATGTCCATTGCTTATATAGTGCTTAAGTTTttacaaataaactaaataactgccagttacaaaataaaaacttcagctctagagctgaagttcgccagttacaaaaacaaaaacttcagtaaTATAAATAGAGAACAACTTCAGCTACTAtatatgcttaagttcagcaattacaaacaaaaatttcagcacacttggttcagcacacttgctacttcaggcccgtctaatagaatgctgaagttttgcgtgattgtctttgctacttcagccccgtatgctgaagttatgcgaaaaagcgggtacacttgcaattttttttttgcaaaacgggcacaagttaaaacgtgacacaaaaagcgggtatagatgaaaatcccccaCCATTTAGGCACAAAGTAGAAAAGGGatttttttcattcctatacactattgaAAACGTTATTACCATAAATGTTCATGTTTAGTAAATTACCCTACCTACAtaagttttgtttacaaaatatatacattccaccttaaaaagctctcaatccattattagtgccttcaatgaagggatttagttacacccttttcttttttttttctcctctctCCCCTCATCTCTCCGGATTCTGTCTTTCTCCTTCATTTTCCACATCATGCATCCAACTAATTAGAAAAAACATAAAGACACAATTAATTTGGCATACAGAAAAGATAGTCCTCTTCTATATATGATTGACAAAAGCACTCGAGTTGAACAAataagtaaaaaaagaaaaatctcacTACATGTCATTGTTATTTCTGTACAAAACGCCGCCTCGCATTGGCCAGCCTACTTCTTTGTGATATTTTGTTAGGTCTATTGCGACGGGTTTCATAACGCAATACCCATTTCTTGAACAAGAGCTCATCACATTCTGATTATTCATCCCTCTCTTTACACTACAGTTGTGGCCACCACAGCTCGTTTCCACCACCACCCTTCCTCGTCTCTTACTCTCCATCTCGTACCGTTTCCTCAGGCTTTGGCTTTTGATAATTTCACTCACTCTATGCTTTCTGTGTATTGATATTGGCATGGCCTCAAGTCCCATTAACCTACTATGTAGGATTAACATAGTAAATAAACATTAAGTGGGACATAATTGATTGAATATTATGACAAATGGTTCATGTACCACAAGTTTGTCTAGTTCATCTAACCTCTCGTTATTAAAACAAATCAAATTTTGGGGGTGTATCAATGCTCTTCTTGTTCTTCATCTTAATTGCCTTGTGCCCCTGCAGTAGATATGGAGGACAAAGAGCCAATTTTGTCTACATTTTGATTAAAATTTTGTGGGTATGGGCAACTGGTTCATCTATTGCGTTCAAAGGCGTGAGAAAGTCGCAGGAATCCCTAAAGCTGGAATTTTAACGTTTGCCAACTCTATAGGAACCGGTGGTATTATTCTTCATTCTTGATAACATGCAATGAAGACACCTTTGCCAAAGCCTCTCTCACCTCCCAGTTATACACAATTATaatataataccacttaaatacaatttttatgcaatatgtcttttgtatattttgtatttaatttatacatagtaaaaacaaatttcatacaactaattatatattatacaatttatctacaactttcacacattatttctacccagttaaatacaactacaataacatacaacttaaatacaaattttatacaatatatcttttgtatattttgtatctgatttatacatagtaaaaacaaatttcatacaactaattatatattatacaacttatctacaattttcatacattatttctactcagttatatacaactacaatatcatacaacttaaatataatttgtaTACAATGCTGtccaactttcatacaatagttaaataaataaaagaaaaatatataaataacataatacaatttttctacaattttactacaatttctgcattataatgtatgtcatgtcttcttcttcgagtttcaatctgaaattcagccaaaaccaagtctaatcttcaccaaaacccctcaaaattgagatataaattccaaaccatattcccaattattgcaacaacactcaatccaaacaaataatgatttttaaaaacccaaatccGAATtgaaagcttcaaagctttttaatggctgtcaatggtagAATTGCttatctcttttcctttgttttacattactgaaatttgggattgagagatagagagagacatagagagaattctcaattctttgcaacagcatccaatccaaacaaataatattttttgaaaatccaaattcgaattcaaacttcaaagctttttaatggttgtcaatggtggaattgctgctctatTATACAAGATACGTGGGGAGGAAGGAGGAGTgggatgtggagagagaaacgtgggggagtagaagatatgttagagtaattttaggacactaattattatcattaattcccttaaaatgtacataaatggtaataacaattataGTAAagcttgagtagggagggtaatatagtttcatatagtgtataggaatgtaaaaattccaagAAGAAAATATAGTATATGATAGACCATTGATAAAGTACATCGATTTGGTATAAATTAACATTGGTTGCAATTAACTTTTTACCATATATAAGTCAGGTAAAAAAACAAGTCGGGACTTTGAATTTAGAGACTACTCACTatcagtggcggagccagaacTTTTACCgagtttcaaaatattttttaaaaaaatagatacATCGAAAAGTTTAGGGGAgtcaacgtatagtaaatatacataaaacagAAAAAATTATCTAATAAAACAATATAATTTTCCGACAAAAGGGTGTCGATTGACATCCCTTGGTTGAATGTGGCTCTGCCACTGCTGGCGAAtagtataattaaaaaaaaatcggaAAACCTAAAAAGAATCCAAAGAAGCATATTGTAATGACTTTCTTGTCTTTGAGCATTGTTATAAAAGATACATAATTATAAAGAATCCGAGTTTAATTCATTGTGAATTTCATCTACCGTTTTTTGACTTGCATCTTCAAAATAAATAATGTTCGTTAAAAACCTTGATAACATTTTCTCCTTTTGATTTGCATGTATTGAATGGCAGCACATAACAAGCGGAATCATATAGGAGTTAATGGAAATAAAGAAGTCTTTTGTTTTTGTAGTTAAGGGATATTTATATCGTTGGCATTTCAAGAATTAGTAGTGATTTTCATGCTTGAAGCGTTGTGGGAACTCACTAGTGAGACCAAAAGAAATGGAAGCCCTCATCATCCATCCAGGTGCGGAGCAAGAAAGTTTTAAGTTTGGCCAAACTCAATCGCTTTAATCTTTTTGTATTAGAGAatctattaaatatgtataaaaattaaattcaaaattcaGTTGTATGCTAAGACTTGATGTTATTATCTTACATTTTAAAACCATAAAACTAAAATCATGATTCTTGCCTATGCATCCACCTGCTAATTTAGTGCATCTCTGACGCTGTCCCCACTTCTCTTTGATCAGCCGGCTACTTAATTTGCCGCTCATCTAACTCAAAACACCATGGACCGTATTATAACTAATTTCGCTCGATGACTTATTCCCTTTTTTTGTTGTCTGACACCTATCGCACTTACGATAATATTTCTTTAACTTCTAATGAGGACTCGAGTGCATATGCAGTGTGAGGGGAGTTATGATTTTAATTTTATAGATTTTGAATTTTAGAGTGACGACACTAAATCTAACAAAATAtagaaaattgaaggaaaaagagAGGAAAGGTACCGAAAAAGAGAAGCAAAAAGAAATAGGCTGAAGAAGGAATGAAGGAAACCAAATGGTTACACTGCTATAAAACTGCCAAAAACCATCCAAATCATACCGATCGAAATCTTTCGAAAGTGAAAactgaccgaaatcggtcggaaagaGTGTAAATTGATCGCAAAAGTCAAATAACCAATTTTAGTTAAATATACCGACGTCATCGGTTGGTAAATGTGGTCCCATAATATCGAAATACTGTATATCTGACATATTTCACATTTTcgatcgaaatcggtcggaatATGGTCAATCTTTGACCAAAAGCTGGTCAGACTTGTCTATATGTACGACAAAAATGTTAAAATAAAGTAAGATTCTCTTTTCCGACTGATATCAGTCGAAATACTGAATTAATTTTTTTCCGCCCAGGTTAACTAATAgtataatttttccaaaaagatTTGATGAAATTTCCGACCGATATACATCGGTATTAGTGGTCAAACATGGTCAACATTTACAGATTATTATGTACAATCTACATATATTTAACATcctaaattataatattttatacacacacacatatcaATCATGGGATTTGACGGagtatatgttgttgttgctacaacttaagttttaatataGTACTACATCTTATAGCACTATACATTTTGGTTTCAAATGTGTTCTAGCGTGTTGGATGCCGATACTTAGACTCAATCGCTCACAcattaaaactcaatatttaattTACTAAGGCCGTCAGTATGCTCGAGCGTCTTGTTAGTTAAAATCAAGAATTATGCATGTTCTAGGTTAAATAAAGTGATAAAAAATATATCATGGGTTAATCGAATATAATTGAATTTTTAATTGATCCGCTGGTCAAGTATCTTAGCAAAGTACTAATCAGGTGATCGACAATAACTAGATTATACAATCGATGTTCTATGTGAGTGCCTTGTATTGTACTATATTATTTGATGAATATAACGTTTGAATAGATTGTATCGCAGTTTCATGatgtcatgcaccaacaatatgaagaataaacttataatattactaAAAAAAAGATATggagtagaattattatataaaagaatAGGGTAAAGGATTAATATGATTACTTAATAAtaaagaagggcaagatgagagaaaaaaataaagtaacGATGACATCACACCAAATACATTGGTCCATAAAGTGACATTTTTTGTCATTACGTAACAACGAATTCGTAGAAACgctacaataaaatttaagtaacaatttaaaaaaatattatttttaaagtaacaatacattACGATACAATAGGTAATCCAAGAAGCTGTAATGCGCTTGAGTAGTGCTAAAAGTCAACTCATATATTGTTATgttaaattatattatattatattagtatgattttatttatatttgatattGTACTCTTCCTACAGACAACATCGCCCTCACCCCACCCTTTTTTCAAGAAAGAAAATTCTTAGTTTTTGTTAGAGACAATGCGTACCTTAAAAGACGATGACTTTCTTATATATAGTGCGTTATATATAagaaataagaaataagaaataagaaataatattagttaggaattgttgttttccaagaattgggttttggaatacTTATAACAAAATTAAAGTCGGAAATTCCATTGCTTGCTCAGTGATATGtagcaaaattaaaataaaaacaaaaggcgCCACACTGGACAAAACAAAACCTCTTCCTACCCCTGAATTTCCTAATTCTATAAATGACGGCAATGTTGTTCTAAGTTGACGTCCAACGACTTCTCCTGCCCTACGCGAACATTATTCTTTGGAATATTGACCTTCGAGGAAAGGTAGAGTCTTATCCCCTTCCCTTAAATTTCCACAAGTATTCTCTTAGTCTTTGTTTATgaagatatataatatatatataaatatattatctTTTTGAAGTAATAATCTATATACTTGGTGTATAATTTTTGACTGATGAAAATGGCATTCTTTTCAAACATGAAGATAAACAAAGGAGGAGTAATCTGGGAGACGATGAAGCAAATAAGGGAATTAGTGATGCTTCTTCTGCTAGCCTCGTGTTCAAAATTAACAGCAAGTACTACGGTATGGATGCCGATGTGGCACACAGAAGAGAAACCTGATAGCTATTGTTTGAGCTGGAGATTGGGTGTGGAAACTAACAATATACGTGCATGGCGAACTGTACCAACTCATTGTCTGCGTTatgttgaaaattatatgatgaGGGGGCAATATGAACGTGATGTTGAATTAATCATTGATCATGTTATGGATTATGTGAATGACGATGTTGTTCTTTCTAACGATGGCCTTGACGCTTGGATCTTAGATGTTGATGACACTTGTCTCTCCAATCTTTTTTATTACCAAGGGAAGCGATTCGGGTAAGTGAATTTCCGATCCTTTTTGTTGTAGATGGATCTTGTTCTTTGGGTCTTTGTTTTTGGTGCGTGATACCATTTGGGAACATATTCTAGTCATATTAGCACGTTTACTTTTAAGTCCGAATGTGGCGTAGCTATTACTGTtatcttttctttgattttcatatGTAGCATAAATGTAATGTAGGGTTGATCCATACGATccaaagggatttcatgaatggGCATCAAAAGGAGTTTGCCCAGCAATTCCTGCTGTACTAAGATTGTACAACAAATTGATTGAATGTGGATTTAGAGTATTCCTTGTCACTGGTAGAAGTGAATCCACACTTGGAC includes these proteins:
- the LOC107766487 gene encoding acid phosphatase 1, with amino-acid sequence MKMAFFSNMKINKGGVIWETMKQIRELVMLLLLASCSKLTASTTVWMPMWHTEEKPDSYCLSWRLGVETNNIRAWRTVPTHCLRYVENYMMRGQYERDVELIIDHVMDYVNDDVVLSNDGLDAWILDVDDTCLSNLFYYQGKRFGVDPYDPKGFHEWASKGVCPAIPAVLRLYNKLIECGFRVFLVTGRSESTLGQATLYNLHNQGFLGYERLTLREDEYEGMSSIVYKSEIRKKLVGEGYRIWGNVGDQWSDLQGEYIGNRTFKLPNPMYFVP